The following DNA comes from candidate division KSB1 bacterium.
GATCAACTTCGGCGGATGATTGGCTTCGAATTCGGCTTCGAGGCGCCAGGTTGAATCGACTGGAAAAGTTTCGATGCCGGCAAATTGTTGCAACTGCGGGTGTTGGTGATCGCGCAGGCGAACGCCGAGCCGCTCGCCGCGCTTGATGATCGTCCAGCTCAGCGATCCGAGCGCAAGCTGGGTTGGATTTTTCTGCTGATCGGTTCGCATGACAATCGAAGTGACCGCGCTATCGTGATGCGTGACAGTGACGCCAGGCCGCGCCTGAAAGGTGACAACGCTGTCTTGCAAAATAAACGACCCCAAGAAATCCGGCGCGCGGCCTTTGGGAAAAATGATGGCATTGGCGGAATCAGCGCCAACCGTATTTTCACCGGCTTTGAGCCAAAAAAGTCCGGCGAGATTGAGCCAGCCGGTTGGGCTTTTCAGACTGGTGAGACGTTTTTGTTGCCAACTCTGAATCGCGCTGAGATATTCCGCATTTGCCCTCTGGCGTGGTTGGGGCGAATCGCATCCGCATAAAGAAATCAGACCCGCAACCAGCCAGAGAATACCTTTGGGTCTTGAAGATATCGGCTTTGCCATTTTCTCCTCCTCACGAAATGTACGCTTATTAATTTACAATATTTTTTAAAAAGTAAAACGAGAATTTTCGGAGGGAGGCAAAATGGCGGTATAAACAAAAAAGGCCCTAGCGATGCTAGAGCCGTGCTGTCAGGTGTGTACCGCGATTATTCCATCAAACTCAGAATGGCGGCTTGAATATGCGGATAATGATCATCGTGGCGGGCGGTGGTGGCGACTTCCAAGCCGATGCCGTCGTAGGCGATTTGCAGATTCTGCCCGACGCGCTTGACCTGGCGTCTGGCGCCATCGACACCGTTCAAATAACGAAACCCTTCGATCCACTGGCATTCCGCGAGCCGGGTTTTAAATCGTTCAAAAGCCGGGCTGCGGTTCGGCACTTTATCCCAATTGCGCGTTTGATCTTTGTCTTTGGCCGGGCGTTTCGAGGGTTCGAGTGGTGGCGGCGATTTAAAGCGCTCGTACAATGCCAAGCCGAGCGCGGAAAAAGTAAATTTGCCGTTGCTCATTTCCAGCAGGGGCACGAGAGTTTCGCGGTCAGGCCCATTCAATCCCTGTAAAACTTCCTGCTGCGGCAGTTCGGTTTCCGCATCCAATTTCGCCAGCAAAGGCTCGAGCCGGGTGAGAGGCTCGCGGTCACAGAGAAGCGGCATCGGCGGCAGCGTCATCATAATGTCGGAATTTTCAAAAGTGTATTGCACCGGCACGCCGAAAATTACACCGAGCAGTGTTGTGTAAGGAAGCAGACTTTTGTACCCGGCTGAAGCGTTCAAGATGACGTCGTGCGTGTGCGCCAGTCCCGGGCGGGTGAGCCAGCGAATCACCGACTGCGCGTAACGCGGCACACCGGTGCTGCGAAACAAGGCAGCGTCTTGCACTTGCAAGCCGGTGATCACTTCCATTTCAGCGGAGGCATGCCAAACTTGTTTGATGAATTGCGCTACGACACGCGCGCTGAAAATTCCGGCTGCGGATTCGCCGGCGAACAGGGCAATTTCATCACCCGCACCGATGCCGATCGCCGCGAGGCTGGTCAGCTCCGGCGCAATCATCGGCAACCCCGAGGCTTTGCTGAAATCCAGCTCGCATAACCTCGCCAAAACGCGCTTTTCCAGCTCGCGCTGTTTGCGGGCATTGCCCTCGCGCAGCGTCAACAGGTCGGTGCCTTTCATTCCCTCCCACAAGACTTTTTCATTTTCCGCCAGACGGTGGACGATCAGCACCCCCACCGTGGTTAAAACGATTTTAGGTTTTGACATCTCTACAAATTCCCGAGAGGTTAGGTTGTGACTCTATTACTTCCGTATTTTAATACCTTCGGCGATCCGAATTTGCGGAAGGGAAAGGCTTAATAAAAATAGAGATGGCGGGGAATTATAAAAATCACGGCTTGACTTTTTGGGAAATGTGCAGTAAGTTTAGGTTATCGTTTTCTCCATTTTCAAAAATAACCTACGTCAAATGCAATGATGATCGAAAAAATCTGTATAAATAACTATAAAAGCATTCACTCTCTTCAAGACTTTGAGCTGAAGCCTGTTAATGTTCTCATTGGCGCAAACAATTCCGGCAAGAGCAATTTTTTGGACGTGTTTGCGTTTTTGCGGGATACTTTGCAGGATGATAGCTCGCAAGACAATCACGGCGACAAAGTAACTGGCTGGCGTGGCGCTTTACAAAGGCGGGGTGGAGGCGAAAGTGTTTGTTTTAATAATGAACAACATTTTCAAATCAGTTGCTTGAGCCATCCATTTCGATACTCTTTGGAAATAGCCTTGGATCAATTTGGGCAATACTACCAAATCCGAAATGAAGCACTTACTGCGGTCAACGCAGAAAAAAAATTCTTTGAGCCGCAAAACGGAATGCTGGCGATCTACAATGAGATGGGAGAAAAACTGCACGCATGCGCAAGAGATGGGCGGACAGGATTAGCTCAATTCTTGCGGGAAAACAATGTTGACCCGCAAGCCTTCGACTTCGCCCAGAAATTGTCTGAAATCAAAATCTACGACCGCCTTCGCACGGAGAAGTGGGCGCCGATGCGAACCCCTCAGAAATCAAAAGGCGAAACAATTTTAGATGAAGACGGTGGAAATTTGGT
Coding sequences within:
- a CDS encoding DUF1684 domain-containing protein produces the protein MAKPISSRPKGILWLVAGLISLCGCDSPQPRQRANAEYLSAIQSWQQKRLTSLKSPTGWLNLAGLFWLKAGENTVGADSANAIIFPKGRAPDFLGSFILQDSVVTFQARPGVTVTHHDSAVTSIVMRTDQQKNPTQLALGSLSWTIIKRGERLGVRLRDHQHPQLQQFAGIETFPVDSTWRLEAEFEANHPPKLIAIPTVLNTINEEPSPGTFVFKLNGKTHRLDATGKMTDSELFVIFADQTNGRETYGAGRFLYVPTPDARGKSIIDFNKAHNPPCAFTEFATCPLPPEQNKLPVRITAGEKIYAYAMH
- a CDS encoding AAA family ATPase, whose translation is MMIEKICINNYKSIHSLQDFELKPVNVLIGANNSGKSNFLDVFAFLRDTLQDDSSQDNHGDKVTGWRGALQRRGGGESVCFNNEQHFQISCLSHPFRYSLEIALDQFGQYYQIRNEALTAVNAEKKFFEPQNGMLAIYNEMGEKLHACARDGRTGLAQFLRENNVDPQAFDFAQKLSEIKIYDRLRTEKWAPMRTPQKSKGETILDEDGGNLVGVLHQLSETYPAFRRELDSLLRILFRDFARISFPSNKEGELYIRWEDKTGRVLTTSQLSDGTLKFLCLIAILKNPKPPALIGLDEPDAKLHPMMQVILDGMIDEAARRTQIIATTHNPDFVSSFTPEEIVILQQYHGATEMRRFSSKGALELWLQDFSTRELWLMGELESRW